In Miscanthus floridulus cultivar M001 chromosome 5, ASM1932011v1, whole genome shotgun sequence, one genomic interval encodes:
- the LOC136450311 gene encoding LEAF RUST 10 DISEASE-RESISTANCEUS RECEPTOR-LIKE PROTEIN KINASE-like 1.2 produces MALCSLRHRLPLPLPLLLAVLFAASRGDPSGDDYNPSICQRQPYTCGKVNISYPFYLSGQTADVLGHNNSSCGYPGLAIDCVDDKYPTMQLGSSSNTGYSYNVTGIDYSNSTISLADPDVLDDESCPWVDHNVTVSPTPTLWLNLSECTVGYLFFFANCSINTLSVPGQPTIQPIACASYGVDGYSFVIPSEVPQQTLSRECKQVTQVPVIQNASLTIYQQWSTNGYRNALNQGFQLEWNSSRRSDRCAKCEVSNGSCAYNRDGEFVACLCTNGRVSDHECTKAHRRHMPTAAAGSHSDRRKRLNFSQAVLHSHRPCSLVLRTVSANK; encoded by the exons ATGGCCCTTTGCTCGCTACGCCAccggctgccgctgccgctgccgctcctCCTTGCCGTCTTGTTTGCCGCTTCCCGTGGCGATCCTTCCGGCGACGACTACAATCCCTCCATATGCCAGCGGCAACCATACACATGCGGCAAAGTGAATATCAGCTACCCGTTCTATCTTTCCGGCCAGACGGCAGATGTCCTGGGCCACAACAACTCCTCCTGCGGATACCCTGGGCTGGCCATCGACTGTGTGGACGACAAGTATCCCACCATGCAactcggcagcagcagcaacacaGGCTACTCCTACAACGTGACGGGCATCGACTACTCCAACTCCACCATCTCCCTCGCCGACCCGGATGTCCTTGATGATGAGAGCTGCCCATGGGTCGACCACAACGTCACCGTTTCGCCAACGCCAACCTTGTGGCTGAACCTGTCGGAGTGCACCGTTGGttacctcttcttcttcgccaacTGCTCCATCAACACTCTCTCTGTCCCTGGACAACCTACCATCCAGCCGATCGCATGTGCAAGTTATGGTGTAGATGGTTATTCTTTTGTGATCCCTTCGGAGGTGCCCCAACAAACTTTATCACGGGAGTGCAAGCAAGTTACCCAAGTGCCGGTGATTCAGAACGCCTCACTGACGATCTATCAGCAATGGAGCACCAACGGGTACCGCAACGCTCTTAACCAGGGTTTCCAGTTGGAATGGAATTCAAGCCGGAGGTCCGACCGGTGTGCCAAGTGCGAGGTATCCAATGGAAGTTGTGCATACAACAGAGATGGGGAATTCGTAGCTTGCTTGTGCACCAACGGGCGAGTGAGCGACCATGAATGCACCAAAG CCCATCGCCGGCAcatgcctactgctgctgctggaagCCACAGTGATAGGAGGAAGCGGCTCAATTTTTCTCAAGCTGTCCTTCACAGCCACAGGCCCTGTTCACTTGTCTTACGTACTGTTTCAGCAAATAAatga